A region of Ignavibacteriota bacterium DNA encodes the following proteins:
- the topA gene encoding type I DNA topoisomerase, translating to MSVEKKIKSLVIVESPAKAKTIEKLLGKDFYVTSSVGHIRDLPKKEMSIDIKKGFIPNYEISPEKKKTVSELKKLVKESETVWLATDEDREGEAIAWHLCEALGLDYKKTKRIVFHEITKTAISKAIQNPRIIDKNLVDAQQARRVLDRLVGYELSPVLWKKVKKGLSAGRVQSVAVRLIVEREREIEDFKSEASFRIIGEFLTEENKKFNAELKKRFKSLEEAEKFLNHIKNSTFTVSDLIVKPSKKSPSPPFTTSTLQQEASRKLGFSVKQTMIVAQKLYESGKITYMRTDSLNLSDDALNNAKDFISSEFGKNYSNLRKFKTKNESAQEAHEAIRPTDISASEIKGERDQSRLYELIWKRTVASQMADAELEKTTANIEISNSEELFVATGEVIKFDGFLKVYIESSDEDNGEENGSKMLPKIRQGENPEREKITGRQVFKNPPARYTEASLVKKLEELSIGRPSTYAPTISTIQDRGYVEKGDREGKIREYFTLELAENQVTITKKSETTGSERAKLFPTDMGLVVNDFLVKFFPVVVDFNFTAKVEEEFDEIAEGKIEWQSMIAGFYHPFHKTIESSDGISREEAVQSRELGTDPKSGRPIYVKIGPYGPMFQLGDKEDIEKPKFASLPKGMRMEQATISDALQYFALPRKVGLASDGSEITAQIGRFGPYVKLGSIFASISEDEIFTITPEEAEARVNAKKESSQGANIKEFPLNDNIKVKKGRFGPYVTDGKTNAKIPKGTEPASLTLEECLALIENSSSKKKTTRRAKA from the coding sequence ATGAGTGTTGAAAAAAAAATAAAATCACTGGTCATTGTGGAATCGCCGGCAAAAGCCAAGACCATAGAGAAATTATTGGGTAAAGATTTTTATGTTACTTCGAGTGTAGGACATATTCGTGACCTTCCTAAAAAGGAAATGTCTATAGATATTAAAAAAGGCTTCATACCAAATTACGAAATTTCTCCGGAAAAGAAGAAAACAGTATCTGAATTAAAAAAATTAGTAAAAGAAAGTGAAACTGTATGGCTTGCTACCGATGAGGACCGCGAGGGTGAGGCAATTGCATGGCATTTGTGTGAAGCTCTTGGACTTGATTATAAAAAAACAAAGCGCATAGTGTTTCACGAAATTACTAAAACAGCTATCAGTAAAGCTATCCAAAATCCAAGAATCATAGATAAGAATCTGGTTGATGCCCAGCAGGCAAGGCGTGTTCTGGATCGCCTTGTTGGTTACGAACTTTCGCCTGTTCTTTGGAAGAAGGTCAAGAAAGGACTGTCTGCAGGAAGAGTTCAGTCTGTTGCGGTGAGATTAATTGTCGAAAGAGAGCGTGAGATAGAAGATTTTAAATCAGAAGCTTCTTTTAGAATTATTGGTGAATTTCTGACTGAAGAGAATAAAAAATTCAATGCTGAATTAAAAAAACGCTTCAAATCTCTTGAAGAGGCAGAGAAATTTTTAAATCATATCAAAAATTCGACTTTTACTGTGTCAGATTTGATTGTGAAGCCGAGCAAGAAATCACCTTCACCTCCATTTACAACTTCTACTCTCCAGCAGGAAGCCAGCCGCAAATTAGGTTTCTCGGTAAAGCAGACTATGATAGTTGCTCAAAAATTATACGAATCCGGAAAGATAACTTATATGAGAACTGATTCGTTAAATTTATCTGATGATGCTCTCAATAATGCAAAAGATTTTATTTCAAGTGAGTTTGGCAAGAATTATTCAAACCTTAGAAAATTTAAAACCAAGAACGAATCAGCACAGGAAGCACACGAAGCAATCCGACCAACTGATATTTCTGCATCTGAAATCAAAGGTGAAAGAGACCAGTCAAGATTATACGAATTAATATGGAAAAGAACTGTAGCAAGTCAGATGGCTGATGCTGAACTTGAAAAAACGACCGCTAATATTGAAATTTCAAATTCTGAAGAGCTTTTTGTAGCAACAGGCGAAGTTATCAAATTTGATGGCTTTCTGAAGGTTTATATTGAAAGTTCGGATGAGGATAATGGCGAAGAAAATGGGTCAAAAATGCTGCCGAAAATAAGGCAAGGTGAAAATCCTGAAAGAGAAAAAATCACCGGCAGACAGGTTTTCAAGAATCCACCTGCCAGATATACAGAAGCAAGTTTGGTGAAAAAGTTGGAAGAATTGAGTATTGGAAGGCCATCTACTTACGCTCCGACAATTTCAACTATTCAGGACAGAGGCTATGTTGAGAAGGGTGACCGTGAAGGTAAAATCAGAGAATACTTTACTCTTGAGCTGGCAGAAAATCAGGTTACAATCACAAAAAAATCTGAGACAACAGGCAGTGAAAGAGCAAAATTATTTCCAACTGATATGGGATTAGTTGTAAATGATTTCTTGGTTAAATTTTTTCCGGTAGTTGTGGATTTTAATTTTACTGCAAAAGTAGAGGAAGAATTTGATGAGATAGCTGAAGGAAAAATTGAGTGGCAGAGTATGATAGCAGGATTTTATCATCCTTTTCACAAAACAATTGAAAGTTCAGACGGTATTTCTCGTGAAGAAGCCGTCCAATCGCGCGAACTTGGTACTGATCCTAAATCAGGACGTCCAATTTATGTAAAAATCGGTCCATACGGTCCTATGTTTCAGCTAGGCGATAAAGAAGACATTGAAAAACCCAAGTTTGCATCTCTTCCAAAAGGTATGAGAATGGAGCAAGCAACAATATCTGATGCTCTTCAGTATTTTGCCCTCCCAAGAAAAGTTGGTTTAGCTTCTGACGGCAGCGAAATTACAGCTCAGATAGGAAGATTCGGACCTTATGTTAAGTTAGGGTCAATCTTTGCATCTATAAGCGAAGATGAAATATTTACTATCACACCTGAAGAAGCAGAAGCAAGAGTCAATGCAAAAAAAGAATCATCACAAGGTGCAAATATTAAAGAATTTCCTTTAAATGATAATATCAAAGTCAAGAAAGGTAGATTTGGTCCTTATGTTACCGATGGAAAAACAAATGCAAAGATTCCTAAAGGTACAGAGCCTGCTTCATTAACTTTGGAAGAATGTTTAGCATTGATAGAGAATTCGTCTTCTAAAAAGAAAACAACCCGCCGAGCAAAAGCATAA